One region of Leishmania panamensis strain MHOM/PA/94/PSC-1 chromosome 28 sequence genomic DNA includes:
- a CDS encoding zinc finger protein kinase-like (TriTrypDB/GeneDB-style sysID: LpmP.28.1790): MFYGLFLRPYTARSAPASSGSHASGDNGTSTVPVGPSELHNDNASPGAFGLDGVVGATALQHSNDTAVPAAAHGGDRRAFEGEERLLEHPHAPRQYPLDPGKDADVLVLLAQQYSITSVVITHYRVKENYVEYVIECVRGHYAWRVYRRYQQFKALDHDLKQLCSSRHGSSHGAYGVVPVLPGSHWMDVTNQSPELVEQRRRYLEIYLQQLLVPKNLFYVARTQLYDFLHDGEVPTHLRLTGIQPLLGLMSTCTDLVSDEGDNEANCHEQQEPTSVTEGAVAAVSGTGENSALPLPTSDSTFPALPADCESPTRVTSGASSPEAPGNAKGEVSSRRASDATAVATSSIPGHTVALAPSRGPSTLLTTSEACTDVRKTSVAAVDDADDDGEANSLKGQSENAHDTNEVMLVEQSLHSLACGAAFMGAYTTPVSFADERLPPASANCAQCNAEFTSFLYPCRCFFCLVQFCSACLQKLAVLESASATAADRINSVRDSVPEKAPSSADAKGAGSGVPACRQCAENYIRRLDRCGTAPGSGFYRGMQSTFGTPAQSGSPVPPGRLSQLSLAAGSSLTINTRSCVGEENGQVMQQQRVINSTSPIPHSSLLSPRGSLVSRSDNLSPVGLQDFQLLTVIGRGTFGKVLKVQLRATHKVYAMKIMNKATVYRRCMTSYMKEEKTILTSMHPNPYIVRCHYAFQTEYYLVLVMDYLPGGELYDYIYPTLRLSPEAARIYAAELVLALECLHRQDVVHRDLKPENVVLTADGHICLTDFGLARRSFSHSRRRSFVGSPEYVAPEMIQGEVQTAAVDWWSFGVMLYEMLAGRTPFHARNNNTVYDNVLHNELELPVLRADDSAGAAVATASQSAVAEGSPTFRGFSPDAASLLTGLLARDPSMRLQDASAIKQHPFFRGVNWEDLWHRRMPAPCIPGDMRDNDVRHFKREFVSEWASVPPLTNMTRASIEALTKCFNNFPLSRTAAPAGSALVESTSTISTSPASGTPLPATHSPQQLYRGARVSSPSLAPPLSVLVTDSRMAREPVRFFHSMTEAQRHFHGVWRVVSIEVHAVDDGRVIFPWGGNVSGILVYTSDSRFSLQLTPSTRLPIGPVQRVTQLSKEDLCDTYCSYVAVFGHFHLAPSSMDDGCGVVQHFAEGHLCPNLMFVNTVFEYRTDTEPLYPSAITNESKNKGGSKPTGATSSAATTAASACTSSMTGAEDGSGGGSLSGSEGERGKGEKSGEKTTVFGYADQQHDEGSASTTGRPPPSPPVPERRILLRLSTRPQRVPEHDFLAFTSLVFEKVP, translated from the coding sequence ATGTTCTACggtctcttcctccgcccCTATACTgcgcgcagcgcaccagcgTCTTCGGGGAGTCATGCAAGCGGAGACAACGGCACGAGTACTGTGCCAGTAGGGCCCAGTGAATTGCATAACGACAACGCGAGCCCGGGCGCGTTCGGCCTAGATGGAGTGGTAGGAGCAACTGCCTTGCAGCACTCGAACGACACCGCTGTACCCGCCGCGGCCCACGGTGGTGATCGTCGCGCCTTCGAAGGCGAGGAGCGTCTGCTCGAGCACCCACACGCGCCGCGCCAGTACCCACTGGATCCAGGGAAGGATGCAGATGTGCTCGtcctgctggcgcagcagtaTTCCATCACCTCCGTAGTTATTACCCACTACCGTGTTAAGGAGAACTACGTGGAGTACGTCATCGAGTGCGTGCGCGGCCACTACGCCTGGCGCGTCTATCGGCGGTATCAGCAGTTTAAGGCGCTCGACCACGATTTGAAgcagctctgcagcagccggcaCGGGTCAAGCCATGGGGCCTACGGTGTTGTGCCGGTTCTTCCTGGCAGTCACTGGATGGACGTGACGAACCAGAGCCCggagctggtggagcagcggcgccgctacTTGGAAATTtacctccagcagctgctcgtgcCTAAAAATCTCTTCTACGTTGCCCGAACTCAACTGTATGACTTTCTGCACGATGGGGAAGTGCCCACGCACCTGAGGCTCACTGGTAttcagccgctgctggggtTGATGAGCACGTGTACGGACTTAGTGAGCGATGAGGGCGACAACGAAGCGAACTGTcacgagcagcaggagccTACTAGTGTGACTGAAggagcggtggcagccgtgTCAGGAACCGGGGAAAACTCTGCACTTCCGCTTCCCACGTCGGACAGCACTTTCCCTGCTCTTCCAGCCGATTGCGAGAGTCCCACACGAGTCACCTCGGGTGCCTCTTCTCCTGAGGCCCCCGGTAATGCAAAGGGAGAGGTAAGCAGTCGGCGGGCCTCGGATGCCACGGCAGTGGCAACCTCATCAATACCCGGCCACACAGTGGCCCTCGCCCCGAGCAGGGGGCCGTCGACGTTGCTCACCACAAGCGAGGCGTGCACGGACGTCCGCAAAACCAGTGTGGCAGCCGTGGACGACGCAGACGATGACGGGGAGGCGAACAGCTTGAAGGGGCAATCAGAAAACGCGCACGACACGAACGAGGTGATGCTGGTGGAACAATCGCTTCACAGCCTCGCATGCGGGGCGGCCTTTATGGGAGCATATACCACGCCGGTGAGCTTCGCAGATGAGCGGCTGCCACCAGCATCGGCGAACTGCGCGCAATGCAACGCCGAGTTCACCTCTTTCCTGTACCCGTGCCGGTGCTTTTTCTGCCTGGTCCAGTTTTGCTCTGCTTGCCTGCAGAAGCTGGCGGTGCTTGAAAGCGCGTCGGCGACAGCCGCGGACAGAATCAACTCTGTGCGTGACTCGGTGCCGGAAAAAGCACCGTCGTCTGCCGATGCAAAGGGTGCCGGGAGTGGTGTTCCTGCTTGCCGTCAGTGTGCGGAGAACTACATTCGCCGTCTCGatcgctgcggcaccgcgccTGGTAGCGGCTTCTACAGGGGGATGCAGTCAACGTTTGGCACGCCGGCCCAGTCTGGTTCGCCGGTGCCACCGGGCCGCCTCTCACAGTTGTCCCTCGCGGCGGGCTCATCGCTCACCATAAatacgcgcagctgcgtagGAGAGGAAAACGGCCAAGtaatgcagcagcagcgtgtgaTCAACTCCACATCGCCCATTCCGCACTCCTCACTCTTGTCACCTCGAGGCTCCTTAGTCAGTCGCAGCGACAACCTGTCGCCTGTCGGCTTACAGGACTTTCAGCTACTCACCGTCATCGGGCGCGGCACGTTTGGCAAGGTGCTcaaggtgcagctgcgcgcaaCGCACAAGGTGTACGCCATGAAGATCATGAACAAGGCGACGGTGTACCGGCGGTGCATGACGTCCTATatgaaggaggaaaagactATTCTGACAAGCATGCACCCGAACCCATACATTGTGCGATGCCACTACGCGTTCCAGACAGAGTACTACCTCGTCTTGGTCATGGACTACTTGCCTGGTGGTGAACTGTACGACTACATCTATCCCacgctgcgcctctctcccgaGGCGGCGCGCATCTATGCGGCAGAGCTTGTCCTGGCGCTCGAGTGCCTGCACCGCCAGGATGTGGTGCACCGCGACTTAAAGCCAGAGAATGTTGTGCTGACGGCGGATGGGCACATCTGCTTGACGGACTTTGGCCTTGCTCGCCGCTCATTTTCGCACAGCCGCCGGCGCAGCTTCGTCGGCAGCCCAGAGTACGTGGCACCGGAGATGATCCAGGGAGAGGTGCAGACGGCTGCAGTGGATTGGTGGAGCTTTGGCGTGATGCTGTACGAGATGCTGGCCGGCAGGACTCCGTTCCACGcgcgcaacaacaacaccgtATATGACAACGTTCTTCATAATGAGTTAGAGCTGCCAGTTCTGCGCGCCGACGAcagcgcaggcgctgctgtagCCACAGCGTCGCAGTCGGCTGTCGCCGAGGGCTCGCCCACGTTCAGAGGCTTTTCTCCGGACGCGGCGTCACTACTAACGGGCCTGCTTGCTCGAGATCCGTCGATGCGACTGCAGGACGCGAGCGCGATCAAGCAACACCCCTTCTTCCGCGGCGTCAACTGGGAGGACTTGTGGCACCGTCGCATGCCGGCCCCCTGCATCCCCGGCGACATGCGCGATAACGACGTGCGGCACTTCAAGCGTGAATTTGTGTCAGAATGGGCCTCAGTGCCGCCCCTCACCAACATGACGCGGGCCTCCATAGAGGCACTCACGAAGTGCTTCAATAACTTCCCGCTGAGCCGCACTGCCGCGCCTGCCGGGTCCGCACTGGTGgagagcaccagcaccatTTCCACCTCCCCCGCTTCCGGCACCCCGTTGCCCGCCACTCACTCACCACAACAGCTGTACCGAGGCGCGCGCGTCTCGTCGCCCTCGCTagcgcctcctctgtctgtgcTCGTCACTGACAGTCGGATGGCTCGTGAGCCGGTGCGCTTCTTTCATTCCATGaccgaggcgcagcggcacttcCACGGCGTGTGGCGCGTCGTCTCTATCGAGGTGCACGCTGTGGATGACGGCCGGGTCATCTTTCCGTGGGGTGGTAATGTCTCAGGAATTCTTGTATACACTAGCGACAGTCGCTTCAGTCTCCAGCTGACGCCGAGCACCCGACTCCCCATTGGGCCAGTACAGCGTGTAACGCAGCTGTCGAAGGAAGACTTGTGCGACACTTACTGCTCCTACGTGGCGGTCTTTGGCCACTTTCacctcgctccctcttccaTGGATgacggctgcggcgtcgtGCAGCACTTCGCGGAGGGGCACCTGTGCCCAAACCTGATGTTTGTCAACACCGTTTTTGAGTACCGCACGGATACCGAGCCGCTCTATCCGTCGGCCATCACGAACGAGTCAAAGAATAAGGGTGGCAGCAAGCCCACCGGCGCCACCTCTTCCgccgcgacgacggcagcctCGGCTTGCACGTCGAGCATGACAGGCGCAgaggacggcagcggcggcggctctctCAGTGGGTCAGAGGGCGAGCGGGGtaaaggggagaagagtggCGAGAAGACCACCGTCTTTGGATACGCCGACCAGCAACATGACGAAGGTTCTGCGAGCACCACAGGGAGGCCgccaccttcgccgccgGTGCCTGAGCGCCGCATCCTGCTACGTCTCTCGACCAGGCCGCAGCGTGTACCAGAGCATGACTTTCtcgccttcacctctctcgttttcGAGAAGGTGCCGTAG